The Geobacter sp. AOG2 genome includes a window with the following:
- the hemA gene encoding glutamyl-tRNA reductase, translated as MNIIVVGLSHKTATVEIREKVAFSPNLIEKPLRELVSLDEIVEGVIVSTCNRVEIYATTRDIAGGIARIKRFMADYHHIPLEALESHLYSYHSEAAIRHVFRVASSLDSMVVGEPQILGQIKTSYGYAAEYKSSGIILNRFLHKAFSVAKRVRTETKIASSAVSVAFAAVELAKKILGNLSDKTVMLIGAGEMCELAAKHFLNSGARGVMVTNRTFERAERLAEEFGGEAVPFEELFQHLHRADIVLSSTGAPHVIIGPKDVEDVIRRRRFKPMFFIDIAVPRDIDPKVDDLENAYLFTVDNLQEIVQANLAQRNLEAEKAEEIIDQEIGQFFKWLSSLEVTPTIVALRHHFDEIRKAELEKTLANWKDLPPDAEKRLEALTMAMMNKLLHTPTTVLKKAGQGGRVDLYVDGLRQLFELEAALEEAEELELEA; from the coding sequence ATGAATATTATCGTCGTTGGCCTCTCCCATAAGACCGCAACCGTTGAGATACGGGAAAAGGTGGCCTTTTCGCCCAACCTGATCGAGAAACCGCTCCGTGAGCTGGTCTCCCTCGACGAAATCGTCGAAGGGGTGATCGTCTCCACCTGCAACCGGGTCGAGATCTACGCCACGACCCGCGACATCGCGGGCGGCATCGCCCGGATCAAGCGCTTCATGGCCGATTACCATCACATCCCGCTTGAAGCCCTCGAATCCCATCTCTACAGCTACCACTCAGAAGCCGCCATCCGGCATGTCTTCCGGGTTGCGTCAAGCCTGGACTCCATGGTCGTGGGGGAACCCCAGATCCTGGGCCAGATCAAGACCTCCTACGGGTACGCCGCCGAGTACAAATCCTCCGGCATCATCCTGAACCGTTTTCTCCACAAGGCCTTTTCCGTCGCCAAGCGGGTGCGCACCGAGACCAAGATCGCTTCTTCGGCCGTTTCCGTGGCCTTTGCCGCGGTGGAGCTGGCCAAGAAGATCCTGGGCAACCTGTCCGACAAGACCGTGATGCTGATCGGCGCCGGCGAGATGTGCGAGCTGGCCGCCAAGCATTTCCTGAACAGCGGAGCCCGCGGCGTGATGGTGACCAACCGCACCTTCGAACGGGCCGAGCGGCTGGCCGAAGAGTTCGGCGGCGAGGCGGTGCCCTTCGAGGAGTTGTTCCAGCATCTCCACCGGGCCGACATCGTCCTCTCCTCCACCGGCGCGCCCCATGTCATCATCGGCCCCAAGGACGTGGAGGACGTGATCAGGCGACGCAGGTTCAAGCCGATGTTCTTCATCGATATCGCCGTGCCCCGGGACATCGACCCCAAGGTGGACGACCTGGAGAACGCCTACCTCTTTACGGTGGACAACCTGCAGGAGATCGTCCAGGCCAATCTGGCCCAGCGCAACCTGGAGGCCGAGAAAGCCGAAGAGATCATCGACCAGGAGATCGGCCAGTTCTTCAAGTGGCTTTCGTCCCTGGAGGTAACCCCCACCATCGTTGCCCTGCGCCATCACTTCGACGAGATCCGCAAGGCGGAACTGGAAAAGACCCTGGCCAACTGGAAGGACCTGCCGCCCGACGCCGAAAAGCGCCTGGAAGCCCTGACCATGGCCATGATGAACAAACTGCTCCATACCCCCACCACGGTGCTGAAGAAGGCCGGCCAAGGGGGGCGGGTCGATCTGTACGTGGACGGCTTGCGGCAGCTCTTTGAGCTGGAAGCCGCTCTCGAAGAGGCCGAAGAGCTGGAACTTGAAGCCTAG